One window of the Pieris rapae chromosome 11, ilPieRapa1.1, whole genome shotgun sequence genome contains the following:
- the LOC123689550 gene encoding uncharacterized protein LOC123689550 isoform X22 encodes MLTSSAMRSCMQSTGRGILPHAIYDVGAVQPNRTRSMLLAIDPTTSAQRRWQQNQSQTFQAWAPALCQALDTATGNYELMRWALLKTPEITGLQGASSGTANCGAHLRMSGTAGRASSFFADCGLHLQLPLTAAQACGVHLQGLPTAGCINRLHRLKAASTGSADCGVLYRLCRLRDASPVATDLRTGFTVCGVHLQALPIGGVFLQASPTAGCIYRLCRLRDASPVATDCRTGFTDCRVHLQALPTAGCIYRLCRLRDASPVATDCRTGFTDCRVHLQALPTAGCIYRLCRLRGALQALPTAGCIYRLCRLRGALQALPTAGCIYRLCRLRGALQALPTAGCIYRLCRLRGALQALPTAGCIYRLCRLRGASTGSADCGVHLQALPTAGCIYRLCRLRDASPVATDCRTGFTDCRVHLQALPTAGCIYRLCRLRGASIGSADCGVLYRLCRLRGALQALPTAGCSTGSADCGVHL; translated from the exons ATGTTGACTTCGAGCGCCATGCGCAGTTGCATGCAATCCACTGGGCGCGGGATCCTGCCGCACGCAATCTACGACGTGGGTGCAGTCCAGCCAAACCGCACGCGCTCTATGCTGTTAGCCATTGATCCTACCACAAGCGCTCAACGTCGTTGGCAGCAGAACCAGTCTCAAACATTCCAAGCCTGGGCACCAGCTCTATGCCAG GCTCTGGATACTGCGACGGGCAACTACGAGCTCATGCGATGGGCGCTTCTTAAAACTCCGGAGATAACGGGACTGCAGGGTGCATCTTCAGGCACTGCCAACTGCGGAGCGCATCTCCGAATGTCGGGAACTGCGGGACGTGCATCTTCATTCTTCGCCGACTGCGGATTGCATCTCCAGTTGCCACTGACTGCCGCACAGGCCTGCGGGGTGCATCTACAGGGTCTGCCCACTGCGGGGTGCATCAACAGGCTGCACCGACTGAAGGCTGCATCTACAGGCTCTGCCGACTGCGGGGTGCTCTACAGGCTCTGCCGACTACGGGATGCATCTCCAGTTGCCACTGACCTCCGCACAGGCTTCACCGTTTGCGGGGTGCATCTACAGGCTCTGCCCATTGGCGGGGTGTTTCTACAGGCTTCACCGACTGCAGGGTGCATCTACAGGCTCTGCCGACTTCGGGATGCATCTCCTGTCGCCACTGACTGCCGCACAGGCTTCACCGACTGCAGG GTGCATCTACAGGCTCTGCCGACTGCGGGGTGCATCTACAGGCTCTGCCGACTGCGGGATGCATCTCCTGTCGCCACTGACTGCCGCACAGGCTTCACCGACTGCAGGGTGCATCTACAGGCTCTGCCGACTGCGGGGTGCATCTATAGGCTCTGCCGACTGCGGGGTGCTCTACAGGCTCTGCCGACTGCGGGGTGCATCTATAGGCTCTGCCGACTGCGGGGTGCTCTACAGGCTCTGCCGACTGCGGGGTGCATCTATAGGCTCTGCCGACTGCGGGGTGCTCTACAGGCTCTGCCGACTGCGGGGTGCATCTATAGGCTCTGCCGACTGCGGGGTGCTCTACAGGCTCTGCCGACTGCGGGGTGCATCTACAGGCTCTGCCGACTGCGGGGTGCATCTACAG GCTCTGCCGACTGCGGGGTGCATCTACAGGCTCTGCCGACTGCGGGGTGCATCTATAGGCTCTGCCGACTGCGGG ATGCATCTCCTGTCGCCACTGACTGCCGCACAGGCTTCACCGACTGCAGG GTGCATCTACAGGCTCTGCCGACTGCGGGGTGCATCTACAG GCTCTGCCGACTGCGGGGTGCATCTATAGGCTCTGCTGACTGCGGGGTGCTCTACAGGCTCTGCCGACTGCGGGGTGCTCTACAGGCTCTGCCGACTGCGGGGTGCTCTACAGGCTCTGCCGACTGCGGGGTGCATCTATAG
- the LOC123689550 gene encoding uncharacterized protein LOC123689550 isoform X8 has protein sequence MLTSSAMRSCMQSTGRGILPHAIYDVGAVQPNRTRSMLLAIDPTTSAQRRWQQNQSQTFQAWAPALCQALDTATGNYELMRWALLKTPEITGLQGASSGTANCGAHLRMSGTAGRASSFFADCGLHLQLPLTAAQACGVHLQGLPTAGCINRLHRLKAASTGSADCGVLYRLCRLRDASPVATDLRTGFTVCGVHLQALPIGGVFLQASPTAGCIYRLCRLRDASPVATDCRTGFTDCRVHLQALPTAGCIYRLCRLRDASPVATDCRTGFTDCRVHLQALPTAGCIYRLCRLRGALQALPTAGCIYRLCRLRGALQALPTAGCIYRLCRLRGALQALPTAGCIYRLCRLRGALQALPTAGCIYRLCRLRGASTGSADCGVHLQALPTAGCIYRLCRLRGASTGSADCGVHLQALPTAGCIYRLCRLRDASIGSADCGVLYRLCRLRGASIGSADCGVLYRLCRLRGASIGSADCGVLYRLCRLRGASIGSADCGVLYRLCRLRGASTGSADCGVHLQALPIAGCISCRH, from the exons ATGTTGACTTCGAGCGCCATGCGCAGTTGCATGCAATCCACTGGGCGCGGGATCCTGCCGCACGCAATCTACGACGTGGGTGCAGTCCAGCCAAACCGCACGCGCTCTATGCTGTTAGCCATTGATCCTACCACAAGCGCTCAACGTCGTTGGCAGCAGAACCAGTCTCAAACATTCCAAGCCTGGGCACCAGCTCTATGCCAG GCTCTGGATACTGCGACGGGCAACTACGAGCTCATGCGATGGGCGCTTCTTAAAACTCCGGAGATAACGGGACTGCAGGGTGCATCTTCAGGCACTGCCAACTGCGGAGCGCATCTCCGAATGTCGGGAACTGCGGGACGTGCATCTTCATTCTTCGCCGACTGCGGATTGCATCTCCAGTTGCCACTGACTGCCGCACAGGCCTGCGGGGTGCATCTACAGGGTCTGCCCACTGCGGGGTGCATCAACAGGCTGCACCGACTGAAGGCTGCATCTACAGGCTCTGCCGACTGCGGGGTGCTCTACAGGCTCTGCCGACTACGGGATGCATCTCCAGTTGCCACTGACCTCCGCACAGGCTTCACCGTTTGCGGGGTGCATCTACAGGCTCTGCCCATTGGCGGGGTGTTTCTACAGGCTTCACCGACTGCAGGGTGCATCTACAGGCTCTGCCGACTTCGGGATGCATCTCCTGTCGCCACTGACTGCCGCACAGGCTTCACCGACTGCAGG GTGCATCTACAGGCTCTGCCGACTGCGGGGTGCATCTACAGGCTCTGCCGACTGCGGGATGCATCTCCTGTCGCCACTGACTGCCGCACAGGCTTCACCGACTGCAGGGTGCATCTACAGGCTCTGCCGACTGCGGGGTGCATCTATAGGCTCTGCCGACTGCGGGGTGCTCTACAGGCTCTGCCGACTGCGGGGTGCATCTATAGGCTCTGCCGACTGCGGGGTGCTCTACAGGCTCTGCCGACTGCGGGGTGCATCTATAGGCTCTGCCGACTGCGGGGTGCTCTACAGGCTCTGCCGACTGCGGGGTGCATCTATAGGCTCTGCCGACTGCGGGGTGCTCTACAGGCTCTGCCGACTGCGGGGTGCATCTACAGGCTCTGCCGACTGCGGGGTGCATCTACAG GCTCTGCCGACTGCGGGGTGCATCTACAGGCTCTGCCGACTGCGGGGTGCATCTATAGGCTCTGCCGACTGCGGGGTGCATCTACAGGCTCTGCCGACTGCGGGGTGCATCTACAGGCTCTGCCGACTGCGG GGTGCATCTACAGGCTCTGCCGACTGCGGGATGCATCTATAGGCTCTGCCGACTGCGGGGTGCTCTACAGGCTCTGCCGACTGCGGGGTGCATCTATAGGCTCTGCCGACTGCGGGGTGCTCTACAGGCTCTGCCGACTGCGGGGTGCATCTATAGGCTCTGCCGACTGCGGGGTGCTCTACAGGCTCTGCCGACTGCGGGGTGCATCTATAGGCTCTGCCGACTGCGGGGTGCTCTACAGGCTCTGCCGACTGCGGGGTGCATCTACAGGCTCTGCCGACTGCGGGGTGCATCTACAGGCTCTGCCGATTGCGGGATGCATCTCCTGTCGCCACTGA
- the LOC123689550 gene encoding uncharacterized protein LOC123689550 isoform X32: MLTSSAMRSCMQSTGRGILPHAIYDVGAVQPNRTRSMLLAIDPTTSAQRRWQQNQSQTFQAWAPALCQALDTATGNYELMRWALLKTPEITGLQGASSGTANCGAHLRMSGTAGRASSFFADCGLHLQLPLTAAQACGVHLQGLPTAGCINRLHRLKAASTGSADCGVLYRLCRLRDASPVATDLRTGFTVCGVHLQALPIGGVFLQASPTAGCIYRLCRLRGASTGSADCGMHLLSPLTAAQASPTAGCIYRLCRLRGASIGSADCGVLYRLCRLRGASIGSADCGVLYRLCRLRGASIGSADCGVLYRLCRLRGASIGSADCGVLYRLCRLRGASTGSADCGVHLQALPTAGCIYRLCRLRGASIGSADCGMHLLSPLTAAQASPTAGCIYRLCRLRGASTGSADCGVHLQALPIAGCISCRH; the protein is encoded by the exons ATGTTGACTTCGAGCGCCATGCGCAGTTGCATGCAATCCACTGGGCGCGGGATCCTGCCGCACGCAATCTACGACGTGGGTGCAGTCCAGCCAAACCGCACGCGCTCTATGCTGTTAGCCATTGATCCTACCACAAGCGCTCAACGTCGTTGGCAGCAGAACCAGTCTCAAACATTCCAAGCCTGGGCACCAGCTCTATGCCAG GCTCTGGATACTGCGACGGGCAACTACGAGCTCATGCGATGGGCGCTTCTTAAAACTCCGGAGATAACGGGACTGCAGGGTGCATCTTCAGGCACTGCCAACTGCGGAGCGCATCTCCGAATGTCGGGAACTGCGGGACGTGCATCTTCATTCTTCGCCGACTGCGGATTGCATCTCCAGTTGCCACTGACTGCCGCACAGGCCTGCGGGGTGCATCTACAGGGTCTGCCCACTGCGGGGTGCATCAACAGGCTGCACCGACTGAAGGCTGCATCTACAGGCTCTGCCGACTGCGGGGTGCTCTACAGGCTCTGCCGACTACGGGATGCATCTCCAGTTGCCACTGACCTCCGCACAGGCTTCACCGTTTGCGGGGTGCATCTACAGGCTCTGCCCATTGGCGGGGTGTTTCTACAGGCTTCACCGACTGCAGG GTGCATCTACAGGCTCTGCCGACTGCGGGGTGCATCTACAGGCTCTGCCGACTGCGGGATGCATCTCCTGTCGCCACTGACTGCCGCACAGGCTTCACCGACTGCAGGGTGCATCTACAGGCTCTGCCGACTGCGGGGTGCATCTATAGGCTCTGCCGACTGCGGGGTGCTCTACAGGCTCTGCCGACTGCGGGGTGCATCTATAGGCTCTGCCGACTGCGGGGTGCTCTACAGGCTCTGCCGACTGCGGGGTGCATCTATAGGCTCTGCCGACTGCGGGGTGCTCTACAGGCTCTGCCGACTGCGGGGTGCATCTATAGGCTCTGCCGACTGCGGGGTGCTCTACAGGCTCTGCCGACTGCGGGGTGCATCTACAGGCTCTGCCGACTGCGGGGTGCATCTACAG GCTCTGCCGACTGCGGGGTGCATCTACAGGCTCTGCCGACTGCGGGGTGCATCTATAGGCTCTGCCGACTGCGGG ATGCATCTCCTGTCGCCACTGACTGCCGCACAGGCTTCACCGACTGCAGGGTGCATCTACAG GCTCTGCCGACTGCGGGGTGCATCTACAGGCTCTGCCGACTGCGGGGTGCATCTACAGGCTCTGCCGATTGCGGGATGCATCTCCTGTCGCCACTGA
- the LOC123689550 gene encoding uncharacterized protein LOC123689550 isoform X33, whose translation MLTSSAMRSCMQSTGRGILPHAIYDVGAVQPNRTRSMLLAIDPTTSAQRRWQQNQSQTFQAWAPALCQALDTATGNYELMRWALLKTPEITGLQGASSGTANCGAHLRMSGTAGRASSFFADCGLHLQLPLTAAQACGVHLQGLPTAGCINRLHRLKAASTGSADCGVLYRLCRLRDASPVATDLRTGFTVCGVHLQALPIGGVFLQASPTAGCIYRLCRLRDASPVATDCRTGFTDCRVHLQALPTAGCIYRLCRLRDASPVATDCRTGFTDCRVHLQALPTAGCIYRLCRLRGALQALPTAGCIYRLCRLRGALQALPTAGCIYRLCRLRGALQALPTAGCIYRLCRLRGALQALPTAGCIYRLCRLRGASTGSADCGVHLQALPTAGCIYRLCRLRGASTGSADCGVHLQALPTAGCISCRH comes from the exons ATGTTGACTTCGAGCGCCATGCGCAGTTGCATGCAATCCACTGGGCGCGGGATCCTGCCGCACGCAATCTACGACGTGGGTGCAGTCCAGCCAAACCGCACGCGCTCTATGCTGTTAGCCATTGATCCTACCACAAGCGCTCAACGTCGTTGGCAGCAGAACCAGTCTCAAACATTCCAAGCCTGGGCACCAGCTCTATGCCAG GCTCTGGATACTGCGACGGGCAACTACGAGCTCATGCGATGGGCGCTTCTTAAAACTCCGGAGATAACGGGACTGCAGGGTGCATCTTCAGGCACTGCCAACTGCGGAGCGCATCTCCGAATGTCGGGAACTGCGGGACGTGCATCTTCATTCTTCGCCGACTGCGGATTGCATCTCCAGTTGCCACTGACTGCCGCACAGGCCTGCGGGGTGCATCTACAGGGTCTGCCCACTGCGGGGTGCATCAACAGGCTGCACCGACTGAAGGCTGCATCTACAGGCTCTGCCGACTGCGGGGTGCTCTACAGGCTCTGCCGACTACGGGATGCATCTCCAGTTGCCACTGACCTCCGCACAGGCTTCACCGTTTGCGGGGTGCATCTACAGGCTCTGCCCATTGGCGGGGTGTTTCTACAGGCTTCACCGACTGCAGGGTGCATCTACAGGCTCTGCCGACTTCGGGATGCATCTCCTGTCGCCACTGACTGCCGCACAGGCTTCACCGACTGCAGG GTGCATCTACAGGCTCTGCCGACTGCGGGGTGCATCTACAGGCTCTGCCGACTGCGGGATGCATCTCCTGTCGCCACTGACTGCCGCACAGGCTTCACCGACTGCAGGGTGCATCTACAGGCTCTGCCGACTGCGGGGTGCATCTATAGGCTCTGCCGACTGCGGGGTGCTCTACAGGCTCTGCCGACTGCGGGGTGCATCTATAGGCTCTGCCGACTGCGGGGTGCTCTACAGGCTCTGCCGACTGCGGGGTGCATCTATAGGCTCTGCCGACTGCGGGGTGCTCTACAGGCTCTGCCGACTGCGGGGTGCATCTATAGGCTCTGCCGACTGCGGGGTGCTCTACAGGCTCTGCCGACTGCGGGGTGCATCTACAGGCTCTGCCGACTGCGGGGTGCATCTACAG GCTCTGCCGACTGCGGGGTGCATCTACAGGCTCTGCCGACTGCGGGGTGCATCTATAGGCTCTGCCGACTGCGGGGTGCATCTACAGGCTCTGCCGACTGCGGGGTGCATCTACAGGCTCTGCCGACTGCGGGATGCATCTCCTGTCGCCACTGA
- the LOC123689550 gene encoding uncharacterized protein LOC123689550 isoform X9, which yields MLTSSAMRSCMQSTGRGILPHAIYDVGAVQPNRTRSMLLAIDPTTSAQRRWQQNQSQTFQAWAPALCQALDTATGNYELMRWALLKTPEITGLQGASSGTANCGAHLRMSGTAGRASSFFADCGLHLQLPLTAAQACGVHLQGLPTAGCINRLHRLKAASTGSADCGVLYRLCRLRDASPVATDLRTGFTVCGVHLQALPIGGVFLQASPTAGCIYRLCRLRDASPVATDCRTGFTDCRVHLQALPTAGCIYRLCRLRDASPVATDCRTGFTDCRVHLQALPTAGCIYRLCRLRGALQALPTAGCIYRLCRLRGALQALPTAGCIYRLCRLRGALQALPTAGCIYRLCRLRGALQALPTAGCIYRLCRLRGASTGSADCGVHLQALPTAGCIYRLCRLRGASTGSADCGVHLQALPTAGCIYRLCRLRDASIGSADCGVLYRLCRLRGASIGSADCGVLYRLCRLRGASIGSADCGVLYRLCRLRGASIGSADCGVLYRLCRLRGASTGSADCGVHLQALPTAGCIYRLC from the exons ATGTTGACTTCGAGCGCCATGCGCAGTTGCATGCAATCCACTGGGCGCGGGATCCTGCCGCACGCAATCTACGACGTGGGTGCAGTCCAGCCAAACCGCACGCGCTCTATGCTGTTAGCCATTGATCCTACCACAAGCGCTCAACGTCGTTGGCAGCAGAACCAGTCTCAAACATTCCAAGCCTGGGCACCAGCTCTATGCCAG GCTCTGGATACTGCGACGGGCAACTACGAGCTCATGCGATGGGCGCTTCTTAAAACTCCGGAGATAACGGGACTGCAGGGTGCATCTTCAGGCACTGCCAACTGCGGAGCGCATCTCCGAATGTCGGGAACTGCGGGACGTGCATCTTCATTCTTCGCCGACTGCGGATTGCATCTCCAGTTGCCACTGACTGCCGCACAGGCCTGCGGGGTGCATCTACAGGGTCTGCCCACTGCGGGGTGCATCAACAGGCTGCACCGACTGAAGGCTGCATCTACAGGCTCTGCCGACTGCGGGGTGCTCTACAGGCTCTGCCGACTACGGGATGCATCTCCAGTTGCCACTGACCTCCGCACAGGCTTCACCGTTTGCGGGGTGCATCTACAGGCTCTGCCCATTGGCGGGGTGTTTCTACAGGCTTCACCGACTGCAGGGTGCATCTACAGGCTCTGCCGACTTCGGGATGCATCTCCTGTCGCCACTGACTGCCGCACAGGCTTCACCGACTGCAGG GTGCATCTACAGGCTCTGCCGACTGCGGGGTGCATCTACAGGCTCTGCCGACTGCGGGATGCATCTCCTGTCGCCACTGACTGCCGCACAGGCTTCACCGACTGCAGGGTGCATCTACAGGCTCTGCCGACTGCGGGGTGCATCTATAGGCTCTGCCGACTGCGGGGTGCTCTACAGGCTCTGCCGACTGCGGGGTGCATCTATAGGCTCTGCCGACTGCGGGGTGCTCTACAGGCTCTGCCGACTGCGGGGTGCATCTATAGGCTCTGCCGACTGCGGGGTGCTCTACAGGCTCTGCCGACTGCGGGGTGCATCTATAGGCTCTGCCGACTGCGGGGTGCTCTACAGGCTCTGCCGACTGCGGGGTGCATCTACAGGCTCTGCCGACTGCGGGGTGCATCTACAG GCTCTGCCGACTGCGGGGTGCATCTACAGGCTCTGCCGACTGCGGGGTGCATCTATAGGCTCTGCCGACTGCGGGGTGCATCTACAGGCTCTGCCGACTGCGGGGTGCATCTACAGGCTCTGCCGACTGCGG GGTGCATCTACAGGCTCTGCCGACTGCGGGATGCATCTATAGGCTCTGCCGACTGCGGGGTGCTCTACAGGCTCTGCCGACTGCGGGGTGCATCTATAGGCTCTGCCGACTGCGGGGTGCTCTACAGGCTCTGCCGACTGCGGGGTGCATCTATAGGCTCTGCCGACTGCGGGGTGCTCTACAGGCTCTGCCGACTGCGGGGTGCATCTATAGGCTCTGCCGACTGCGGGGTGCTCTACAGGCTCTGCCGACTGCGGGGTGCATCTACAGGCTCTGCCGACTGCGGGGTGCATCTACAG GCTCTGCCGACTGCGGGGTGCATCTATAGGCTCTGCTGA
- the LOC123689550 gene encoding uncharacterized protein LOC123689550 isoform X3, whose product MLTSSAMRSCMQSTGRGILPHAIYDVGAVQPNRTRSMLLAIDPTTSAQRRWQQNQSQTFQAWAPALCQALDTATGNYELMRWALLKTPEITGLQGASSGTANCGAHLRMSGTAGRASSFFADCGLHLQLPLTAAQACGVHLQGLPTAGCINRLHRLKAASTGSADCGVLYRLCRLRDASPVATDLRTGFTVCGVHLQALPIGGVFLQASPTAGCIYRLCRLRDASPVATDCRTGFTDCRVHLQALPTAGCIYRLCRLRDASPVATDCRTGFTDCRVHLQALPTAGCIYRLCRLRGALQALPTAGCIYRLCRLRGALQALPTAGCIYRLCRLRGALQALPTAGCIYRLCRLRGALQALPTAGCIYRLCRLRGASTGSADCGVHLQALPTAGCIYRLCRLRDASPVATDCRTGFTDCRVHLQALPTAGCIYRLCRLRGALQALPTAGCIYRLCRLRGALQALPTAGCIYRLCRLRGALQALPTAGCIYRLCRLRGALQALPTAGCIYRLCRLRGASTGSADCGMHLLSPLTAAQASPTAGCIYRLCRLRGALQALPTAGCSTGSADCGVHL is encoded by the exons ATGTTGACTTCGAGCGCCATGCGCAGTTGCATGCAATCCACTGGGCGCGGGATCCTGCCGCACGCAATCTACGACGTGGGTGCAGTCCAGCCAAACCGCACGCGCTCTATGCTGTTAGCCATTGATCCTACCACAAGCGCTCAACGTCGTTGGCAGCAGAACCAGTCTCAAACATTCCAAGCCTGGGCACCAGCTCTATGCCAG GCTCTGGATACTGCGACGGGCAACTACGAGCTCATGCGATGGGCGCTTCTTAAAACTCCGGAGATAACGGGACTGCAGGGTGCATCTTCAGGCACTGCCAACTGCGGAGCGCATCTCCGAATGTCGGGAACTGCGGGACGTGCATCTTCATTCTTCGCCGACTGCGGATTGCATCTCCAGTTGCCACTGACTGCCGCACAGGCCTGCGGGGTGCATCTACAGGGTCTGCCCACTGCGGGGTGCATCAACAGGCTGCACCGACTGAAGGCTGCATCTACAGGCTCTGCCGACTGCGGGGTGCTCTACAGGCTCTGCCGACTACGGGATGCATCTCCAGTTGCCACTGACCTCCGCACAGGCTTCACCGTTTGCGGGGTGCATCTACAGGCTCTGCCCATTGGCGGGGTGTTTCTACAGGCTTCACCGACTGCAGGGTGCATCTACAGGCTCTGCCGACTTCGGGATGCATCTCCTGTCGCCACTGACTGCCGCACAGGCTTCACCGACTGCAGG GTGCATCTACAGGCTCTGCCGACTGCGGGGTGCATCTACAGGCTCTGCCGACTGCGGGATGCATCTCCTGTCGCCACTGACTGCCGCACAGGCTTCACCGACTGCAGGGTGCATCTACAGGCTCTGCCGACTGCGGGGTGCATCTATAGGCTCTGCCGACTGCGGGGTGCTCTACAGGCTCTGCCGACTGCGGGGTGCATCTATAGGCTCTGCCGACTGCGGGGTGCTCTACAGGCTCTGCCGACTGCGGGGTGCATCTATAGGCTCTGCCGACTGCGGGGTGCTCTACAGGCTCTGCCGACTGCGGGGTGCATCTATAGGCTCTGCCGACTGCGGGGTGCTCTACAGGCTCTGCCGACTGCGGGGTGCATCTACAGGCTCTGCCGACTGCGGGGTGCATCTACAG GCTCTGCCGACTGCGGGGTGCATCTACAGGCTCTGCCGACTGCGGGGTGCATCTATAGGCTCTGCCGACTGCGGG ATGCATCTCCTGTCGCCACTGACTGCCGCACAGGCTTCACCGACTGCAGGGTGCATCTACAGGCTCTGCCGACTGCGGGATGCATCTATAGGCTCTGCCGACTGCGGGGTGCTCTACAGGCTCTGCCGACTGCGGGGTGCATCTATAGGCTCTGCCGACTGCGGGGTGCTCTACAGGCTCTGCCGACTGCGGGGTGCATCTATAGGCTCTGCCGACTGCGGGGTGCTCTACAGGCTCTGCCGACTGCGGGGTGCATCTATAGGCTCTGCCGACTGCGGGGTGCTCTACAGGCTCTGCCGACTGCGGGGTGCATCTACAGGCTCTGCCGACTGCGGGGTGCATCTACAGGCTCTGCCGATTGCGGGATGCATCTCCTGTCGCCACTGACTGCCGCACAGGCTTCACCGACTGCAGGGTGCATCTACAG GCTCTGCCGACTGCGGGGTGCTCTACAGGCTCTGCCGACTGCGGGGTGCTCTACAGGCTCTGCCGACTGCGGGGTGCATCTATAG
- the LOC123689550 gene encoding uncharacterized protein LOC123689550 isoform X1, which yields MLTSSAMRSCMQSTGRGILPHAIYDVGAVQPNRTRSMLLAIDPTTSAQRRWQQNQSQTFQAWAPALCQALDTATGNYELMRWALLKTPEITGLQGASSGTANCGAHLRMSGTAGRASSFFADCGLHLQLPLTAAQACGVHLQGLPTAGCINRLHRLKAASTGSADCGVLYRLCRLRDASPVATDLRTGFTVCGVHLQALPIGGVFLQASPTAGCIYRLCRLRDASPVATDCRTGFTDCRVHLQALPTAGCIYRLCRLRDASPVATDCRTGFTDCRVHLQALPTAGCIYRLCRLRGALQALPTAGCIYRLCRLRGALQALPTAGCIYRLCRLRGALQALPTAGCIYRLCRLRGALQALPTAGCIYRLCRLRGASTGSADCGVHLQALPTAGCIYRLCRLRDASPVATDCRTGFTDCRVHLQALPTAGCIYRLCRLRGALQALPTAGCIYRLCRLRGALQALPTAGCIYRLCRLRGALQALPTAGCIYRLCRLRGALQALPTAGCIYRLCRLRGASTGSADCGMHLLSPLTAAQASPTAGCIYRLCRLRDASPVATDCRTGFTDCRVHLQALSTAGCIGWMTVTADHAFLFSADCGVHL from the exons ATGTTGACTTCGAGCGCCATGCGCAGTTGCATGCAATCCACTGGGCGCGGGATCCTGCCGCACGCAATCTACGACGTGGGTGCAGTCCAGCCAAACCGCACGCGCTCTATGCTGTTAGCCATTGATCCTACCACAAGCGCTCAACGTCGTTGGCAGCAGAACCAGTCTCAAACATTCCAAGCCTGGGCACCAGCTCTATGCCAG GCTCTGGATACTGCGACGGGCAACTACGAGCTCATGCGATGGGCGCTTCTTAAAACTCCGGAGATAACGGGACTGCAGGGTGCATCTTCAGGCACTGCCAACTGCGGAGCGCATCTCCGAATGTCGGGAACTGCGGGACGTGCATCTTCATTCTTCGCCGACTGCGGATTGCATCTCCAGTTGCCACTGACTGCCGCACAGGCCTGCGGGGTGCATCTACAGGGTCTGCCCACTGCGGGGTGCATCAACAGGCTGCACCGACTGAAGGCTGCATCTACAGGCTCTGCCGACTGCGGGGTGCTCTACAGGCTCTGCCGACTACGGGATGCATCTCCAGTTGCCACTGACCTCCGCACAGGCTTCACCGTTTGCGGGGTGCATCTACAGGCTCTGCCCATTGGCGGGGTGTTTCTACAGGCTTCACCGACTGCAGGGTGCATCTACAGGCTCTGCCGACTTCGGGATGCATCTCCTGTCGCCACTGACTGCCGCACAGGCTTCACCGACTGCAGG GTGCATCTACAGGCTCTGCCGACTGCGGGGTGCATCTACAGGCTCTGCCGACTGCGGGATGCATCTCCTGTCGCCACTGACTGCCGCACAGGCTTCACCGACTGCAGGGTGCATCTACAGGCTCTGCCGACTGCGGGGTGCATCTATAGGCTCTGCCGACTGCGGGGTGCTCTACAGGCTCTGCCGACTGCGGGGTGCATCTATAGGCTCTGCCGACTGCGGGGTGCTCTACAGGCTCTGCCGACTGCGGGGTGCATCTATAGGCTCTGCCGACTGCGGGGTGCTCTACAGGCTCTGCCGACTGCGGGGTGCATCTATAGGCTCTGCCGACTGCGGGGTGCTCTACAGGCTCTGCCGACTGCGGGGTGCATCTACAGGCTCTGCCGACTGCGGGGTGCATCTACAG GCTCTGCCGACTGCGGGGTGCATCTACAGGCTCTGCCGACTGCGGGGTGCATCTATAGGCTCTGCCGACTGCGGG ATGCATCTCCTGTCGCCACTGACTGCCGCACAGGCTTCACCGACTGCAGGGTGCATCTACAGGCTCTGCCGACTGCGGGATGCATCTATAGGCTCTGCCGACTGCGGGGTGCTCTACAGGCTCTGCCGACTGCGGGGTGCATCTATAGGCTCTGCCGACTGCGGGGTGCTCTACAGGCTCTGCCGACTGCGGGGTGCATCTATAGGCTCTGCCGACTGCGGGGTGCTCTACAGGCTCTGCCGACTGCGGGGTGCATCTATAGGCTCTGCCGACTGCGGGGTGCTCTACAGGCTCTGCCGACTGCGGGGTGCATCTACAGGCTCTGCCGACTGCGGGGTGCATCTACAGGCTCTGCCGATTGCGGGATGCATCTCCTGTCGCCACTGACTGCCGCACAGGCTTCACCGACTGCAGGGTGCATCTACAG GCTCTGCCGACTGCGGGATGCATCTCCAGTCGCCACTGACTGCCGCACAGGCTTCACCGACTGCAGGGTGCATCTACAGGCTCTGTCGACGGCGGGGTGCATCGGATGGATGACGGTGACTGCGGATCATGCATTTTTATTCTCAGCAGACTGCGGGGTGCATCTCTAG